GTTTGCTCTTGCCAGTGCACTTGCTGCTGCCTCTGCTACGCCGGTCAACAAGTCCTGCCTCAATGGtagcaccggcgccgccgtcagCATAGGGTACGGTGGTGCCAGCGCTAgcgctggcgccggcgccggcgtgtcTCTTGGCACCGACGCGTACTGGTTGGCCTGCCCACTTGCCGAGGAGATCGTCCGAGACGTCGTGGAGAGGGCTGTCGCCGCCGACCCCCGCATGGCGGCGTCCCTCCTCCGTCTccacttccacgactgcttTGTCAATGTGATTTTCTTTCTGTTTGCCGCGCTACATGTGTGAAGTGGTCGTCACTCGTCAGGGCCATTGATGTGAGCATGtcgatgtgtgttttttgctAGGGCTGTGATGGCTCCGTGCTCTTGGACGACAAGCCGTTATTCATCGGCGAGAAGACGGCCGGGCCGAACGCAAACTCGCTCCGGGGATTCGAGGTTATCGACGCCATCAAAGCCGAGCTCGAGAACGCGTGCCCGGAGACCGTCTCCTGCGCTGAcgtcctcgccatcgccgcgcgcgaCTCTGTCGTGGCAGTAAGCCATATCTACCTAATAGCCAAGCAGATATATACCACGCATGTGTGTAAACCATCCAAACTGTAATTGTTGCTCACGTTGTGGTTGTGTCTTTTTCGAATGATCAGTCAGGCGGGCCGAGCTGGCAGGTGGAAGTCGGCCGGAAGGACAGCCGCACGGCGAGCCTGCAGGGCGCCAACACCAACCTCCCGGCGCCCACGTCCGGCGTCGCCACCCTCGTGCAGAAGTTCCGGAACGTTGGCCTCTCGGCCAAAGACCTGGTCGCTCTTTCCGGTAACCAAGGCTCCTCCATCTTC
The Oryza glaberrima chromosome 8, OglaRS2, whole genome shotgun sequence DNA segment above includes these coding regions:
- the LOC127781622 gene encoding peroxidase 40, which translates into the protein MDQLLALAVAVPLFALASALAAASATPVNKSCLNGSTGAAVSIGYGGASASAGAGAGVSLGTDAYWLACPLAEEIVRDVVERAVAADPRMAASLLRLHFHDCFVNGCDGSVLLDDKPLFIGEKTAGPNANSLRGFEVIDAIKAELENACPETVSCADVLAIAARDSVVASGGPSWQVEVGRKDSRTASLQGANTNLPAPTSGVATLVQKFRNVGLSAKDLVALSGAHTIGKARCTTFSARLAGVGASAGGGATPGDLSFLESLHQLCAVSAGSALAHLDLATPATFDNQYYVNLLSGEGLLPSDQALASAGAAAAGAEDVAGLIAAYAFDALLFFDDFASSMLRMGRLAPGAGTASGEVRRNCRVVN